From Flavobacteriales bacterium, one genomic window encodes:
- the recA gene encoding recombinase RecA, with product MDEKEKAAKLKALKLTMDKLDKTYGKGAVMKMGDSAVENVDAIPSGSLSLDIALGIGGYPRGRVVEIYGPESSGKTTLTLHAIAEAQKQGGIAAFIDAEHAFDRFYAEKLGVDIDNLYVAQPDNGEQALEIADNLIRSGAIDIIVIDSVAALTPKSEIEGEMGDSKVGLQARLMSQALRKLTGTISRTGCCCIFINQLREKIGVMFGNPETTTGGNALKFYSSVRLDIRRIGQIKDTDSVTGNRARVKVVKNKVAPPFKQAEFDIMYGVGISKVGEIVDLGVDHNVLQKSGSWYSYGDTKLGQGRDAVKNILLDNPELSEEIEGKIREIINQDV from the coding sequence ATGGACGAGAAAGAAAAAGCCGCGAAACTCAAGGCCTTGAAACTGACGATGGACAAACTCGATAAGACCTACGGAAAGGGAGCTGTCATGAAGATGGGCGACTCTGCAGTAGAGAATGTTGACGCCATTCCTTCGGGATCATTGAGCCTTGATATCGCTTTAGGAATTGGTGGTTATCCTAGAGGTCGTGTAGTAGAAATCTATGGGCCTGAGTCTTCCGGAAAAACAACGCTTACTCTACACGCAATTGCCGAAGCACAAAAGCAAGGAGGTATTGCGGCCTTTATTGATGCGGAACATGCTTTTGATCGCTTTTACGCGGAAAAGTTGGGTGTCGATATTGACAACTTATACGTAGCACAACCCGATAACGGTGAGCAGGCATTGGAGATCGCTGACAACCTTATTCGCTCTGGTGCGATTGATATTATCGTCATTGACTCAGTCGCAGCACTCACTCCAAAAAGCGAGATTGAAGGTGAGATGGGGGACTCTAAAGTAGGTCTCCAGGCTCGTTTGATGTCCCAAGCATTGAGAAAGCTGACGGGAACCATTAGTAGAACTGGTTGCTGTTGTATTTTCATTAACCAGCTCAGGGAAAAAATCGGTGTCATGTTCGGAAACCCCGAGACCACTACGGGAGGAAATGCCCTGAAGTTTTATTCTTCTGTGCGTCTCGATATTCGCCGAATTGGTCAAATAAAGGATACCGATAGTGTGACTGGAAACCGAGCTCGAGTAAAAGTAGTGAAGAACAAAGTCGCCCCTCCTTTCAAGCAAGCCGAATTCGATATCATGTATGGTGTTGGAATATCAAAGGTCGGTGAAATTGTGGACCTTGGAGTTGACCACAACGTACTCCAAAAAAGCGGATCGTGGTATAGCTATGGTGATACCAAGTTAGGTCAAGGGCGCGATGCTGTTAAAAATATATTACTCGACAACCCCGAACTTTCTGAGGAAATAGAAGGAAAGATCCGAGAGATCATAAACCAGGACGTATGA
- a CDS encoding tetratricopeptide repeat protein, whose protein sequence is MIRVGLLIFAVVFFFSCAQEASNEKESAVELSSNDSLRRVLKNDSTDARALARLALLELQERDLKKSQLAANKAIRLDSNDTYVLESFGDVFFVLNQTRKSRDVWTRCAEIDENNVGCRLKLAELYFAVRNYKPALDRLNEVLLIEGRNANALFLKGNVFKEMGDTANAIKFIQSAIDADPAYFDAYEQLGVVYAAKDDSLAVVYYKKAIELRPNEPNTYYNLGVYHQEREEWNRALEAYAAAVQIAPSHYNSHYNMGYINVLLSSWNQGAVHFTDALNVKQDFYQALYGRAYCLEMMGDVRRAKADYEAALNMKVDYQPAKEGLARVEKTLNYGN, encoded by the coding sequence ATGATTCGTGTTGGCCTTTTAATTTTCGCTGTGGTTTTCTTCTTTAGCTGTGCTCAAGAAGCGAGCAATGAAAAGGAGAGTGCCGTTGAACTGAGTTCCAATGACAGCCTCCGGCGAGTATTGAAAAATGACTCGACCGATGCTCGAGCTCTTGCGCGCCTGGCTTTGCTTGAGCTGCAAGAAAGGGATCTGAAGAAATCTCAGTTGGCAGCGAACAAGGCCATTCGACTCGATTCGAATGATACGTATGTACTCGAATCGTTTGGAGATGTCTTCTTTGTTTTGAATCAAACGAGAAAGTCTCGCGACGTCTGGACCCGCTGTGCCGAGATCGATGAAAACAATGTCGGCTGCAGGCTGAAATTAGCCGAATTGTATTTTGCGGTTCGCAATTACAAGCCGGCCTTGGACCGGCTTAACGAAGTTCTCCTGATTGAAGGAAGAAATGCGAATGCTCTATTTCTCAAAGGTAATGTCTTCAAGGAAATGGGCGATACAGCCAATGCGATCAAGTTTATTCAATCGGCTATTGACGCCGACCCTGCTTACTTCGATGCATATGAGCAATTAGGAGTGGTATATGCGGCCAAAGATGATTCATTGGCCGTGGTTTATTACAAGAAGGCTATAGAGCTTCGGCCGAATGAGCCGAACACCTATTATAACCTAGGTGTGTACCACCAAGAACGCGAAGAGTGGAACAGGGCTCTGGAGGCATATGCTGCGGCTGTTCAAATCGCCCCCAGTCATTATAATAGTCATTATAATATGGGGTATATAAATGTACTTCTTAGTTCTTGGAATCAAGGCGCTGTCCATTTTACCGACGCACTCAATGTTAAGCAAGATTTTTATCAGGCACTTTACGGACGGGCCTATTGCCTTGAAATGATGGGTGATGTGCGCCGAGCGAAAGCGGATTATGAAGCTGCCCTCAACATGAAGGTAGATTATCAACCGGCCAAAGAAGGTTTAGCAAGGGTCGAAAAAACATTGAACTACGGAAACTGA
- a CDS encoding AI-2E family transporter has product MNQRTRQIIGGISLILFLALLWYVRSLVVYFIISAILALIGRPLMNHLNNVRIRDRHLPSWARALLVLATFILFIVGLFSLLTPLIAQGVEIISNIEIKKIWEGIEPLRNDVVAFLERYNLESDTLNDRRILEAPLSELLQVTDVSSVMGGVLGTFSGLIVAMFSISFITFFLLKDEYILTQIAFSLTPEKHMEPMKRVLSNSQRLLSRYCIGLLIQISIITLLLTIGLSIIGVKYALTIGFFAGIFNLIPYIGPIIGGTFALSMSLLLNIELGFADHSGVLALQVMVTFIIVQLFDNIVSQPVIFSNSVLAHPLEIFLVISVAGTIGGVVGMIVAIPLYTLIRIVAKEFLTGFKVVQNLTTKL; this is encoded by the coding sequence ATGAATCAACGTACTCGTCAGATCATAGGCGGAATAAGCCTTATTTTGTTCCTCGCTCTTTTATGGTACGTACGGTCGCTGGTCGTATACTTCATCATTAGTGCGATATTGGCACTCATTGGTCGTCCATTAATGAACCACCTCAATAATGTTCGAATCCGAGATCGCCATTTGCCATCATGGGCTCGGGCGCTATTAGTTCTAGCGACTTTTATTCTGTTCATCGTAGGCTTATTCAGCCTATTGACTCCGTTGATCGCCCAAGGGGTTGAGATTATCTCGAATATTGAAATCAAAAAGATCTGGGAAGGCATTGAGCCACTGCGAAATGACGTGGTCGCTTTTCTTGAGCGTTACAACTTGGAATCGGACACTTTGAACGACCGAAGAATACTCGAGGCTCCTCTTTCAGAACTGCTTCAGGTAACAGATGTTTCTTCCGTCATGGGTGGTGTACTAGGCACCTTCAGTGGACTAATCGTGGCAATGTTCTCGATCTCGTTTATCACATTCTTCCTACTCAAAGACGAGTACATATTGACTCAAATCGCTTTTTCTCTTACCCCGGAAAAGCACATGGAGCCAATGAAACGAGTACTCTCGAATTCTCAACGATTGCTCTCACGCTATTGTATAGGGCTGCTGATCCAAATTAGCATTATTACCCTCCTGCTGACAATTGGTCTATCCATTATCGGGGTAAAGTATGCACTAACCATTGGGTTCTTTGCCGGAATCTTCAACTTGATCCCATATATCGGTCCTATAATTGGGGGCACGTTCGCTTTGTCTATGAGCCTGCTGCTCAATATCGAACTCGGGTTTGCCGACCACAGTGGCGTTCTAGCCCTACAGGTCATGGTGACCTTTATCATCGTTCAGCTTTTCGATAACATCGTTTCGCAACCCGTGATTTTCAGCAATTCAGTGCTAGCTCACCCTCTCGAGATTTTCTTGGTGATCTCCGTGGCCGGTACGATTGGTGGGGTTGTAGGAATGATAGTTGCCATTCCGCTTTACACGCTCATCAGAATCGTAGCAAAAGAATTCTTGACGGGATTCAAGGTGGTTCAAAACCTCACTACAAAACTCTGA
- a CDS encoding DUF4159 domain-containing protein, with the protein MKRSFLLVVFIAATLTSLGQNFKLAVAKYRGGGDWYANPSSLTNLIAFCNEQLGTDIAREYETVEVGSPELFNYPYVHMTGHGNVVFDAQEAENLRNYLIGGGFLHIDDNYGMDPYIRPELKKVFPELELVELPFDHAIYHQRYDFDSGLPKVHEHDNLPPQGFGLIYEGRLVLFYSYESDLGDGWEGPEVHNDRPEVREQALRMGANLIQFVFLGEETP; encoded by the coding sequence ATGAAAAGATCGTTCTTACTTGTCGTATTCATAGCTGCTACATTGACAAGCCTTGGGCAAAACTTCAAGCTCGCCGTGGCGAAATATCGCGGTGGTGGCGATTGGTATGCGAACCCGAGCAGCTTAACCAACCTCATAGCATTTTGCAATGAGCAACTCGGAACTGATATCGCTCGAGAATACGAGACCGTAGAGGTCGGAAGTCCCGAATTATTCAATTACCCATACGTTCATATGACTGGGCACGGAAACGTCGTTTTTGACGCTCAAGAAGCCGAAAACCTGCGAAATTACCTTATCGGCGGAGGTTTTTTACATATTGACGACAATTACGGAATGGACCCTTATATCAGACCAGAGCTGAAAAAGGTATTTCCAGAACTCGAACTTGTTGAGCTCCCTTTCGATCATGCCATCTACCATCAGAGGTACGATTTTGACAGCGGTCTACCTAAAGTTCACGAGCACGACAACCTCCCTCCGCAGGGATTTGGGTTGATCTACGAGGGTCGATTGGTACTTTTTTACTCCTACGAAAGTGACCTCGGTGATGGCTGGGAGGGTCCGGAAGTTCATAACGATCGCCCGGAAGTTCGAGAACAAGCACTTCGTATGGGTGCTAACTTGATTCAATTCGTATTTTTAGGGGAAGAAACCCCTTAG
- a CDS encoding 16S rRNA (uracil(1498)-N(3))-methyltransferase produces MPVFYAPEISPAAPTLPPDESQHATRVLRMKENDALEVVDGKGNRFLAEISSINPKQVSLRIIEVKTENKRSVHLHLAIGPTKNRDRIEWLIEKAVEIGVEKITLLRAEHSERAKINLDRLHRIMVAAMKQSKRSHLPELHDLIATSQFWPQAEEKEKYIAHCIEGNKKGLNAIDGSDCVIAIGPEGDFSEREIEGTLAGGFVPLDLGDMRLRKETA; encoded by the coding sequence ATGCCCGTATTTTACGCCCCCGAAATTTCTCCAGCGGCACCTACCTTACCGCCCGATGAAAGCCAGCATGCCACACGAGTACTTCGAATGAAGGAAAACGACGCGTTGGAAGTGGTCGATGGAAAAGGAAACCGATTCCTCGCGGAAATCAGCTCTATCAACCCGAAGCAGGTATCGCTCCGAATTATCGAAGTAAAGACCGAAAATAAACGTAGCGTCCACCTCCATTTGGCCATCGGACCCACAAAAAATCGGGATCGCATAGAGTGGTTGATCGAAAAGGCCGTAGAGATCGGCGTGGAAAAGATTACTCTGTTGCGAGCAGAACACAGCGAGCGCGCGAAGATCAACCTCGATCGTCTCCATCGAATAATGGTCGCTGCCATGAAACAATCGAAACGCAGCCACTTACCCGAATTGCACGATTTAATCGCGACGTCGCAATTCTGGCCGCAGGCCGAAGAAAAAGAAAAATACATTGCCCATTGCATCGAGGGGAATAAGAAAGGACTGAACGCCATTGACGGCTCCGATTGTGTCATCGCTATTGGGCCGGAGGGAGATTTTTCCGAACGCGAGATCGAAGGCACCCTTGCGGGCGGATTTGTACCTCTAGACCTTGGCGACATGCGTCTGCGTAAAGAAACGGCCTGA